GCGATGCCAACGACAGCGACCAAACCGCCACGTACGTTCCGGTCGTGACGCCCATGCGCATGACGGCGACGGTGAACGCCAGCAGCGCCGCCAGACACATCGGCGTCTCCACGGCGGTCCAGGCGGTTTCGACGTCCACGAAAACGATATCGACTATCGTGACGCCCACGGCCAGTACCACCGACCAAGCGATCCTCCGCGCCCGCAGCGGGCGTGAATCCGTCCGCGCCGACATCGGGGCCAGCGCGCATGCCACGACGAGGCCGCAGCACAGCGTGTACAGCACGGGGTTCGTCAGCGCCGCGTTGACGAGCTCACTCATGGTCGCCTCCTCCCACATACGCGGCCATCGCCGCGATGAATTCCTTGCCCTTCTGCCGGCTGACCGGCAGCCGCTCCCCGCCGACGATGGCGTCGCGGCCCTCCTCGATGCCGGTCACATGCGCCAGATTGACCAGATAGCTGACGCTGCAGCGCGCGAAATGGTGCGGTTGCAGCGTCTCCTCCAGGTTCTTCATCGATTCGCGGATGCGGATCACGCCGTCGACCGTGTGGATGAACATGTCGTGGCGTTTGCTCTCCACGTAGAGGATGTCGCTGACGCGCACCTTGTGCATGCCGTCCTTGGAGGTGAAGATCAGCGACTTGCCGCGGTTCTCGCGCCGCGCGATGTCGTCGATGGCGCTTTGCAGCTCCATGGCGAAGCCGTAGTAGTTGATGGGTTTGAGCACGTAGGAGCGCGCCCGCACCGTGTAGCCCTCGATCGCGTACTGGGCCATGCTGGTGATGAAGATGATGATGACGTCCCGGTCGACCAAGCGAATCTCGCGCGCCGCCGAAATGCCGTCCATTCCGGGCATTTCGATGTCCATCAGCACGATGTCGAACACCGGCTGGTAGTCGGCGGCGATCTTCGCGCCGTCATCGAACACCACATGGCTGATGCTTTCGCCACGTTCCTGCTCGAATTGGGCGAGATACCGCTCCACGACGGACACATACCCCGGATCGTCTTCAACGACGGCAATTCGAATCACTGCTTCGCTCTCCATGGTTCAGTCTTCTGGCAACACTGCTCAAGCCGGGCAGACTCACCCTTCCATTATGCCCAGCCCGTGGAAAAGCCGCGCCCCCTCGTCGAATTGGCGCGCGTACGCGTGC
Above is a window of Bifidobacterium eulemuris DNA encoding:
- a CDS encoding LytR/AlgR family response regulator transcription factor, whose translation is MIRIAVVEDDPGYVSVVERYLAQFEQERGESISHVVFDDGAKIAADYQPVFDIVLMDIEMPGMDGISAAREIRLVDRDVIIIFITSMAQYAIEGYTVRARSYVLKPINYYGFAMELQSAIDDIARRENRGKSLIFTSKDGMHKVRVSDILYVESKRHDMFIHTVDGVIRIRESMKNLEETLQPHHFARCSVSYLVNLAHVTGIEEGRDAIVGGERLPVSRQKGKEFIAAMAAYVGGGDHE